One stretch of Gemmatimonadota bacterium DNA includes these proteins:
- a CDS encoding M23 family metallopeptidase — protein MDAPGLSIMVVPEGSRSTRTFRFTATRLRLLLGGIAAAALLLAAMAGSWWYLAVRSFRVSDLERQVAALEADRSRMNDLARQLEVLEAEYERVRSLFMPATDEAASGVWLPGTDAPSRRSSASTDDGRPTSWPLTERGFVTQPLIAGPVNEHPGLDIATPTDSYVRASGSGVVAEVGEDPVYGNYVMIDHVDGYRTVYAHASQVLVARGNPVRRNEVIAMSGSTGRSTAPHLHFEILRNGRPVNPLEMVRQP, from the coding sequence ATGGACGCGCCCGGCCTTTCCATCATGGTGGTGCCGGAGGGCAGCCGCTCCACCCGCACCTTCCGCTTCACGGCCACCCGCCTCCGCCTGCTGCTGGGGGGCATCGCCGCAGCGGCCCTGCTCCTGGCCGCGATGGCGGGGAGCTGGTGGTACCTGGCCGTGCGCTCCTTCCGCGTGTCCGACCTGGAGCGGCAGGTCGCTGCGCTGGAGGCCGACCGCTCCCGCATGAACGACCTGGCGCGCCAGCTCGAGGTGCTGGAGGCCGAGTACGAGCGGGTGCGGTCCTTGTTCATGCCGGCCACCGACGAGGCCGCCTCGGGGGTCTGGCTCCCCGGCACGGACGCACCGTCCCGGCGGTCCTCGGCGTCCACCGACGACGGGCGGCCCACGAGCTGGCCGCTCACCGAGCGGGGCTTCGTCACGCAGCCCCTGATCGCCGGGCCCGTCAACGAGCATCCCGGCCTGGATATTGCCACGCCCACGGATTCCTACGTGCGAGCGTCAGGGTCGGGCGTCGTCGCGGAGGTGGGAGAGGATCCGGTATACGGCAACTACGTGATGATCGATCACGTGGACGGCTACCGGACGGTGTACGCCCACGCTTCGCAGGTCCTGGTCGCTCGCGGCAACCCGGTGCGTCGAAACGAGGTAATCGCGATGAGCGGCTCAACCGGCCGCTCCACGGCTCCCCACCTGCACTTCGAGATCCTCAGAAATGGAAGGCCGGTCAATCCTCTCGAGATGGTCCGACAGCCGTAG
- a CDS encoding Nif3-like dinuclear metal center hexameric protein: MDLESLVAYLDDYLGVVGHPDYADAHNGLQVWGTRPVGRVGVAVDASEATLAAAIQRGCDVLVVHHGLFWGGAAPLTGRRYRKAKLLLDAGLALYSAHLPLDAHPEVGNSAVLARALGVEIEGPFGDYKGASLGWYGRLDTPREMLTTRIEETVGGAVRLIGGGPARVRKVAVVTGGGGSLIGEAARAGMDALITGEGAHHTYFDAMELGVNVYYAGHYATETWGVRALALHLETEHGLAWEFLDFPTGL, from the coding sequence GTGGATCTAGAATCACTCGTCGCCTACCTGGACGACTACCTCGGTGTGGTGGGGCACCCCGACTACGCGGACGCCCACAACGGCCTCCAGGTGTGGGGCACCCGGCCCGTGGGCCGGGTCGGTGTGGCCGTCGACGCGAGCGAGGCCACCCTGGCCGCCGCAATCCAGCGGGGCTGTGACGTCCTGGTGGTCCACCACGGGCTCTTCTGGGGCGGAGCCGCGCCCCTGACCGGCCGGCGCTACCGGAAGGCCAAGCTGCTGCTCGACGCGGGCCTCGCCCTCTACAGCGCCCACCTCCCGCTCGACGCCCATCCCGAGGTGGGCAACTCCGCCGTGCTGGCGCGCGCGCTGGGCGTCGAGATCGAAGGCCCGTTCGGCGACTACAAGGGAGCGAGCCTCGGCTGGTATGGTCGGCTGGACACACCCCGCGAGATGCTCACCACCCGCATCGAGGAGACGGTCGGGGGAGCGGTCCGTCTGATCGGGGGTGGCCCCGCCCGGGTGCGGAAGGTGGCCGTGGTCACCGGGGGAGGCGGCTCCCTGATCGGCGAGGCCGCCCGCGCCGGCATGGACGCGCTGATCACGGGCGAGGGCGCGCACCACACGTACTTCGACGCCATGGAGCTGGGCGTCAACGTCTACTACGCGGGCCACTACGCCACCGAGACCTGGGGCGTGCGCGCCCTGGCGCTCCACCTCGAGACCGAGCACGGTCTCGCATGGGAGTTCCTGGACTTCCCCACCGGGCTCTAG
- a CDS encoding polymer-forming cytoskeletal protein, translating into MNPQNDAIISIIGPGMKVIGDCITDGTMRVEGSVEGSIKAGKAVVVGKDGTVEGNIDTQDAVISGKVTGTVNAASRLELQSTCRIDGEIFVRRMQLEEGAILNGRIHMGEVKAPDLTPSKPSTSAATNPPPKSAPQPATAGKA; encoded by the coding sequence ATGAATCCGCAGAACGACGCGATCATTTCGATCATCGGCCCCGGCATGAAGGTCATCGGCGACTGCATCACCGACGGCACCATGCGCGTCGAGGGCAGCGTGGAAGGCAGCATCAAGGCGGGCAAGGCGGTCGTGGTGGGCAAGGACGGGACGGTCGAGGGCAACATCGACACGCAGGATGCGGTCATCTCCGGGAAGGTCACGGGGACCGTCAACGCGGCGTCGCGCCTGGAGCTCCAGTCCACCTGCCGCATCGACGGCGAGATCTTCGTGCGCCGCATGCAGCTGGAGGAGGGCGCGATCCTGAACGGCCGGATCCACATGGGTGAGGTCAAGGCGCCCGATCTGACGCCGTCCAAGCCGTCGACGTCGGCCGCGACGAACCCCCCGCCCAAAAGCGCCCCCCAGCCCGCCACGGCCGGGAAAGCCTGA